A section of the Asticcacaulis sp. EMRT-3 genome encodes:
- a CDS encoding NYN domain-containing protein, which produces MSFYPSDRIALFIDGANLYSAAKALNFDIDYRKLLDEFKKRGILVRAYYYTALVEGDDYSPVRPLVDWLDYNGFSLVTKSAREYTDSQGRKRWRGDMDIEIACDMMEMAEHCDHLVLFSGDGDFRRLIESVQRKGARVTVVSTVKSQPPMTSDELRRQADTFVDLADLQGVVGRPRSQNAPKFLQTDDEFDEA; this is translated from the coding sequence ATGAGTTTTTATCCCAGCGACCGTATCGCGCTTTTTATCGACGGGGCCAACCTCTATTCCGCCGCCAAGGCGCTCAATTTCGACATCGATTATCGTAAGCTGCTCGATGAATTCAAGAAGCGCGGCATTCTGGTGCGCGCCTACTACTATACCGCACTGGTCGAGGGCGACGACTATTCGCCGGTGCGCCCGCTCGTCGACTGGCTTGATTATAACGGCTTCAGTCTGGTCACCAAATCGGCGCGCGAATATACCGATAGTCAGGGCCGCAAGCGCTGGCGCGGCGATATGGACATCGAAATCGCCTGCGACATGATGGAAATGGCCGAGCATTGCGACCATCTGGTGCTGTTTTCCGGCGATGGCGATTTCCGCCGCCTGATCGAATCGGTGCAGCGCAAGGGCGCGCGTGTTACGGTCGTTTCCACCGTCAAGTCGCAGCCGCCCATGACCTCGGATGAATTGCGCCGTCAGGCCGACACCTTCGTCGATCTGGCCGATCTGCAAGGCGTGGTGGGGCGTCCGCGCAGCCAGAACGCGCCGAAATTCCTGCAAACCGATGATGAGTTCGACGAGGCCTGA
- the folK gene encoding 2-amino-4-hydroxy-6-hydroxymethyldihydropteridine diphosphokinase, translated as MTADTEIIVAYGANLTPPDMTASQAFAALVKTLEARGLTMIAISRLWHSKAWPDPADPPYYNAVMVVETELPPQALLALLHEVEREAGRLRQPGLLNAPRTLDLDLIAYGRRVMTEDGLILPHPRSHERGFVMGPLAEIRPDWLHPELGRTATDLYREVSVGRDAQPVS; from the coding sequence ATGACGGCAGATACAGAAATAATCGTGGCCTATGGCGCCAATCTGACGCCGCCGGACATGACTGCATCGCAGGCTTTCGCGGCCCTTGTCAAGACGCTGGAAGCGCGTGGTCTGACCATGATAGCGATTTCGCGTTTGTGGCACTCAAAGGCCTGGCCTGATCCGGCTGATCCGCCCTATTATAATGCCGTCATGGTCGTGGAGACGGAGCTGCCGCCGCAGGCATTACTGGCGCTTTTGCATGAGGTCGAGCGTGAGGCCGGACGCCTTCGCCAGCCCGGTTTGCTAAATGCGCCGCGCACGCTCGATCTCGATCTGATCGCCTATGGACGGCGCGTCATGACGGAGGATGGGCTGATCCTGCCGCATCCGCGCAGCCATGAGCGCGGTTTCGTTATGGGGCCGCTGGCCGAAATCAGGCCTGATTGGCTGCATCCCGAACTGGGTCGCACCGCCACCGATCTGTACCGCGAGGTGAGCGTAGGGCGCGACGCTCAGCCTGTGTCTTAG
- a CDS encoding DMT family transporter: protein MKNWTGYALAFVGSFLFATKGIWIKLAYRYGIDASALLSLRLSIAMPFYLLIGLMTWWRARRKGQDALPSPLRRPGLYLQAMAVGALGYWLASYTDFVSLTTLSPQFERLILFTYPLFVILFGALFFGQPLRLKAIWAFAIAYVGLALVFLTDLKTSGSVIAVGVLWCSVSSIAFALYLLLAKPLIRRLGPSLFTSWAMSGAAVVTVSQFFILHHKGGVHLSPPLLYLSLGLAVTATVMPSYLINFALSRISSQANAVIGFVNPVFTLIMSALILTIPVTAADLVGTLLVLAGVGLYLWLDQRAARREA from the coding sequence ATGAAAAACTGGACAGGCTACGCACTGGCCTTTGTGGGCTCCTTCCTGTTCGCCACCAAGGGCATCTGGATCAAGCTGGCCTATCGCTATGGCATCGACGCCAGCGCGCTCCTATCCTTGCGCCTCAGCATCGCCATGCCGTTTTACCTGCTGATCGGCCTGATGACCTGGTGGCGCGCCCGTCGCAAGGGGCAGGACGCCCTGCCCTCGCCGCTACGCCGTCCCGGCCTTTATCTGCAAGCGATGGCGGTGGGTGCCCTCGGCTACTGGCTGGCCAGCTATACCGATTTTGTCAGCCTGACCACCCTGTCGCCGCAGTTCGAACGGCTGATCCTGTTCACCTATCCTCTGTTCGTTATCCTGTTCGGCGCGCTTTTCTTCGGCCAGCCCTTGCGGCTGAAGGCGATCTGGGCCTTCGCCATCGCCTATGTCGGGCTGGCCCTCGTCTTCCTGACCGATCTGAAGACCAGCGGTTCGGTCATCGCCGTCGGCGTCCTGTGGTGCAGCGTGTCGTCAATCGCCTTCGCCCTGTATCTGCTGCTGGCCAAGCCGCTGATCCGCCGCCTGGGCCCGTCGCTGTTCACCTCCTGGGCCATGAGCGGCGCGGCGGTCGTCACGGTCAGCCAGTTTTTCATCCTGCATCACAAGGGTGGCGTTCATCTCAGCCCGCCGCTGCTTTACCTGAGCCTCGGTCTGGCCGTCACCGCCACCGTCATGCCCAGCTACCTGATCAATTTCGCCCTCAGCCGCATTTCATCTCAGGCCAATGCGGTGATCGGCTTCGTCAATCCGGTCTTCACCCTGATTATGAGCGCGCTCATCCTGACCATTCCGGTTACCGCCGCCGATCTGGTTGGCACCTTGCTGGTGCTGGCAGGCGTCGGCCTCTATCTGTGGCTCGATCAGCGCGCAGCGCGCCGCGAGGCTTAA
- a CDS encoding thermonuclease family protein, giving the protein MRRRVRSDGFKCNCNLKLFALWLSLCVTVCGYLTPLPVMAAVGLSGPAYVIDGDTIVIHGRHIRLFGVDAFEHDQTCGRFACGVAATEAMQGLVRGNMVACVRQATDPYGRMVAVCRAGANDLGQVMVHQGLAVAYRAFSTRYLPDENWARVHHAGAWAHGFDSPRTWRETHVK; this is encoded by the coding sequence ATGAGGCGGCGTGTACGCTCTGACGGTTTCAAATGCAACTGCAACCTGAAGCTTTTCGCGCTGTGGCTGTCACTTTGCGTTACGGTGTGTGGTTATCTGACGCCTTTGCCTGTGATGGCCGCTGTCGGTTTAAGCGGCCCGGCCTATGTCATCGACGGCGATACGATTGTCATTCATGGCCGCCATATCCGTTTGTTTGGCGTCGATGCGTTTGAGCACGATCAGACCTGCGGGCGCTTCGCCTGCGGGGTAGCGGCGACGGAGGCCATGCAAGGGCTGGTGCGCGGCAATATGGTCGCTTGTGTTCGGCAAGCGACTGATCCCTATGGCCGCATGGTGGCGGTCTGCCGGGCAGGGGCGAACGATCTCGGACAGGTCATGGTGCATCAGGGACTGGCCGTCGCCTATCGCGCCTTTTCGACGCGCTATCTGCCGGATGAGAATTGGGCGAGGGTGCATCATGCCGGGGCCTGGGCGCATGGCTTTGACAGTCCGCGCACCTGGCGCGAGACGCATGTGAAGTAG